A genomic stretch from Caldicellulosiruptoraceae bacterium PP1 includes:
- the pyrR gene encoding bifunctional pyr operon transcriptional regulator/uracil phosphoribosyltransferase PyrR, whose translation MVIKEIMDSQQMERALMRISHEIIEKNKGIDNLCIVGIQRRGVTLAKSINNNIEKIEGKNLPFGILDITFYRDDLSFLHEHPTVNSTKIDFEVNDKKIILVDDVLFTGRTVRAAIEAIMDMGRPKMIQLAVLIDRGHRELPIRADFIGKNVPTSRNEIVHVLVDEFDKRNCVIIEQLDKEI comes from the coding sequence TTGGTAATTAAAGAAATAATGGATTCTCAACAAATGGAAAGAGCACTTATGAGAATTTCGCATGAAATTATTGAAAAAAATAAAGGAATTGATAATCTTTGCATTGTTGGAATCCAAAGAAGAGGGGTAACATTAGCTAAAAGTATTAATAATAATATTGAAAAAATTGAAGGTAAAAATCTTCCTTTTGGTATACTTGATATTACATTTTATAGAGATGATTTATCATTCCTTCATGAACATCCAACAGTAAATTCAACAAAGATTGATTTTGAGGTAAATGATAAAAAAATAATTTTGGTAGACGATGTACTTTTTACAGGTAGAACAGTTAGAGCAGCAATTGAGGCAATAATGGATATGGGTAGACCCAAAATGATTCAGCTAGCGGTATTAATTGATAGGGGACATAGGGAATTACCAATAAGAGCAGATTTTATTGGGAAAAATGTTCCAACATCAAGAAATGAAATAGTTCATGTTTTAGTTGACGAATTTGATAAAAGGAATTGCGTTATTATTGAGCAATTAGATAAAGAAATATAA
- a CDS encoding glycosyltransferase family 2 protein, with translation MKYILLIFILQWLIGFKLFNKKILENDQNIKINENDKISVIIPARNEEKNIPNLLNSLQNQTIKPHEIIVVNDFSEDNTYSVAKSYNIKVINNPDLPLGWTGKNWALWNGFLNSSGDILIFLDADVRLSNDAIETLIKTRNKIDGVISVVPFHFTQKFYERLLLLVNILGIFAFTAPKERKRHDKGLYGSCIVTTREDYLKINGHRSICAEVIDDLSLGKKFSQAGVRIENFIGVNYVSFRMYPNGIKSALQGLSKSAALSTSTLKKQSVMLIFLWLLGYILSGFITPILFITKSPLLNTFIFIYLLYFLQIIYFSKYTGYFGFINLLAYFLSSIFFIIMILYSFYQTTFLGHVYWKGREIKVGGKNS, from the coding sequence ATGAAATATATATTATTAATTTTTATTCTTCAATGGTTAATTGGTTTCAAATTATTTAATAAAAAGATTTTAGAAAATGACCAAAATATTAAAATTAATGAAAATGATAAAATCTCTGTTATTATTCCTGCTCGAAATGAAGAGAAAAATATACCAAACTTACTTAATTCATTGCAAAATCAAACTATAAAACCACATGAAATTATAGTTGTTAATGACTTTTCTGAAGATAATACATATTCAGTTGCTAAAAGTTACAATATAAAAGTTATAAATAATCCTGATTTACCTTTAGGTTGGACAGGTAAAAACTGGGCTTTATGGAATGGATTTTTGAATTCGTCTGGTGATATTCTTATATTCCTTGATGCTGATGTTAGATTAAGTAATGATGCAATTGAAACGCTGATAAAAACTCGAAACAAAATTGATGGGGTTATTTCTGTAGTACCTTTTCATTTTACACAAAAATTTTATGAAAGATTACTACTTTTGGTAAACATTTTAGGTATTTTTGCTTTTACTGCCCCTAAAGAAAGAAAAAGACATGACAAAGGTCTTTATGGTTCTTGTATTGTTACAACAAGAGAAGACTATCTTAAAATTAATGGTCATAGAAGTATTTGTGCTGAAGTAATTGATGATTTAAGTTTAGGAAAGAAATTTTCTCAAGCCGGTGTTAGAATAGAAAACTTTATTGGTGTAAATTATGTTTCATTTAGAATGTATCCAAATGGCATAAAAAGTGCTCTCCAAGGCTTAAGTAAAAGTGCTGCATTAAGCACATCTACTTTAAAAAAACAATCAGTTATGTTAATATTTTTATGGCTTTTGGGCTATATTTTATCTGGTTTTATTACTCCTATACTATTTATCACAAAATCACCTCTTTTAAATACTTTTATCTTTATATATCTATTGTATTTCTTACAGATAATCTATTTTTCAAAATATACTGGTTATTTTGGTTTCATAAATTTACTTGCTTATTTTTTATCATCAATTTTCTTTATTATAATGATTTTATACTCATTTTATCAAACAACATTTTTAGGTCATGTTTACTGGAAAGGAAGAGAAATTAAAGTAGGAGGAAAAAACTCTTGA
- a CDS encoding glycerol-3-phosphate acyltransferase, whose protein sequence is MKTIYILVLEFFCGSLMFSFWFGQIKNIDLRSIRDGNPGAFNLIYAAGFKIGILGVLLDFLKGYFPLILFINNNYYLPNNKMKIIVALAPILGHAFSPFLKFNGGKSVAVTFGVWSAVSNFEISFAYAIILAILFLGAKIIKDKKGYPTTPEEDALMIIIGFLILLIYILANSFAEYITVLWFLNLIVFIYKNKDTLYTLYRMKLAKR, encoded by the coding sequence TTGAAAACAATATATATTTTGGTGTTAGAGTTTTTTTGTGGTTCATTGATGTTTTCTTTTTGGTTTGGACAAATTAAAAATATAGATTTACGAAGTATTCGAGATGGTAATCCAGGAGCTTTTAATTTAATATATGCAGCTGGATTTAAGATTGGTATATTAGGAGTATTATTAGATTTCCTAAAAGGATATTTCCCATTAATTTTATTTATTAATAATAATTATTATTTACCAAATAATAAAATGAAAATTATAGTTGCTTTAGCTCCAATATTAGGTCATGCATTTTCACCTTTTTTGAAATTTAATGGTGGGAAATCTGTTGCTGTTACTTTTGGTGTTTGGAGTGCAGTCTCAAACTTTGAAATATCATTTGCTTACGCTATTATTTTAGCAATTTTATTTTTGGGAGCAAAAATTATAAAAGACAAAAAGGGCTATCCTACCACACCTGAAGAGGATGCCCTTATGATAATTATTGGATTTTTAATATTACTTATTTACATATTGGCAAATAGCTTTGCTGAATATATAACTGTTTTATGGTTTTTGAATCTAATAGTTTTCATATATAAAAATAAGGATACTTTGTATACATTGTATAGAATGAAACTTGCAAAAAGATAA
- a CDS encoding RluA family pseudouridine synthase produces MMVNQYEGRIDIYLSEKLEKTRSNIQKLIEDGNIKVNEKTIIKSSLKIKDGDIIEVLIPEPKKLDIVAQNIPFDVIFEDEHLIVINKPKGMVVHPAAGNYENTLVNALLYKFEGKLSDINGVIRPGIVHRIDKDTSGLLIVAKTNIAHLRLSEDLKEHKIKRTYFAITDGIIKEDRGTINAPIGRNPKNKLKMAVVPNGKEAITFYEVLERFQNNTFVKLNLKTGRTHQIRVHLSYIGYPIVGDTVYGKKNNQFNIEGQILHAGEIEFYHPITNELMQFQCEIPNYFNEVLKILRDK; encoded by the coding sequence ATTATGGTAAACCAATATGAAGGAAGAATTGATATTTATTTATCAGAAAAGTTAGAAAAGACAAGAAGCAATATACAAAAATTAATTGAGGATGGGAATATTAAAGTCAATGAAAAAACTATAATTAAGTCATCATTAAAAATTAAAGATGGCGATATAATTGAAGTATTAATTCCAGAACCCAAAAAACTTGATATTGTTGCACAAAATATTCCTTTTGATGTTATTTTTGAAGATGAACATTTGATTGTAATAAATAAACCAAAAGGAATGGTTGTTCATCCTGCTGCTGGTAATTATGAAAACACTCTTGTCAATGCTTTGTTATATAAATTTGAAGGTAAACTTTCAGATATCAATGGTGTAATAAGACCAGGAATTGTTCATCGAATTGATAAAGATACATCTGGTCTATTAATTGTTGCAAAAACAAATATTGCACATCTAAGATTATCTGAAGATTTAAAGGAACATAAAATAAAAAGAACATATTTTGCAATTACAGACGGTATAATAAAAGAGGATAGAGGAACAATAAATGCACCAATAGGAAGAAATCCAAAAAATAAATTAAAAATGGCTGTTGTACCTAATGGTAAAGAAGCTATTACTTTTTATGAAGTATTAGAAAGATTTCAAAACAATACCTTTGTAAAATTAAATTTAAAAACAGGGAGAACGCATCAAATTAGAGTTCACTTAAGTTATATTGGATACCCTATAGTTGGAGATACAGTATATGGCAAGAAAAACAACCAATTTAATATTGAAGGACAGATTTTACATGCAGGAGAAATTGAGTTTTATCACCCTATAACAAATGAATTAATGCAATTTCAATGTGAAATACCTAACTATTTTAATGAAGTTTTAAAAATTCTAAGAGATAAATAA
- the lspA gene encoding signal peptidase II produces the protein MQYVIIIFSIVSIDQIVKFFIEKNIKLYESIPIISNILYFTHVHNKGAAFSILWNQRIFFLILSSITFVIMFFLIFFTNIEVKYKYSICIILSGALGNFIDRLFKGYVIDFIDFRIWPIFNVADIFISIGSILMIILFITERRDKELVNRK, from the coding sequence ATGCAATATGTTATTATAATATTTTCTATAGTTTCAATTGATCAAATTGTTAAGTTCTTTATAGAAAAAAACATAAAATTATATGAAAGTATTCCAATAATAAGTAATATTCTTTACTTTACTCATGTTCATAACAAAGGAGCTGCATTTTCTATACTTTGGAATCAAAGGATTTTCTTTTTAATTTTATCCTCAATAACATTTGTAATTATGTTTTTTCTTATTTTTTTTACAAATATTGAAGTAAAGTACAAGTATTCTATATGTATAATTTTATCTGGTGCTTTAGGAAATTTCATTGATAGATTATTTAAAGGGTATGTAATTGATTTTATTGATTTTAGAATTTGGCCAATTTTTAATGTAGCTGATATTTTCATTTCAATTGGTTCAATTTTAATGATTATATTATTTATAACAGAAAGAAGGGATAAAGAATTAGTGAACAGAAAATAA
- a CDS encoding TraR/DksA C4-type zinc finger protein, giving the protein MNSNEISYFKELLEYEKKKASSLIEMMEKNQSAKYDSFTTTELSNYDNHPADIASEVYEVEKNTALRNDTIRRLNLIENALKKIEHGNFGICDYCQKEIEKERLEVIPYAKFCIKCENEYEKDSNNNVKQRPSEEKAMGKSFNDKFTSQSSEEEYTGIDMWSIMSTHATSDGPQDNTDFNSISYYKSVNEINDKVEEIDSISNQDQKRFIEGI; this is encoded by the coding sequence ATGAATAGTAATGAAATATCATATTTCAAAGAACTGTTAGAATACGAAAAAAAGAAAGCTTCAAGTTTAATTGAAATGATGGAAAAAAATCAATCAGCAAAATATGATTCCTTTACAACAACAGAACTTTCTAATTATGATAATCACCCTGCAGATATTGCATCAGAGGTTTATGAAGTTGAAAAAAATACTGCATTAAGAAATGATACAATAAGAAGGCTGAATTTAATAGAAAATGCATTAAAAAAAATAGAACATGGCAATTTTGGTATTTGTGACTATTGTCAAAAAGAAATAGAAAAAGAAAGACTTGAGGTAATACCATATGCAAAGTTTTGTATAAAATGCGAAAATGAATATGAAAAGGATTCAAATAATAATGTAAAACAAAGACCTTCAGAAGAAAAGGCTATGGGTAAATCTTTCAATGATAAATTTACTTCCCAAAGTAGTGAGGAAGAATATACTGGTATTGATATGTGGAGTATAATGTCTACACATGCAACAAGTGATGGTCCTCAAGATAATACTGACTTTAATTCAATAAGTTATTATAAGAGCGTTAATGAAATTAATGATAAGGTTGAAGAAATTGATTCAATTTCAAACCAAGACCAAAAAAGATTTATTGAAGGCATATAA
- a CDS encoding DUF5665 domain-containing protein, producing MSKDKFEKSLEEIIQSFEKMHLADYIEYLKNPKRILWVNFISGVARGFGTAFGFSILGALLIYILNSIVKYNLPIIGKYIAQLLNIIKFYIK from the coding sequence TTGAGTAAGGATAAATTTGAAAAGAGCCTTGAAGAAATAATTCAAAGTTTTGAAAAAATGCATTTAGCAGATTATATAGAATATCTTAAAAATCCAAAAAGGATACTATGGGTAAATTTTATTAGTGGTGTTGCACGAGGATTTGGAACTGCTTTTGGTTTTTCAATATTAGGAGCTTTACTTATATATATATTAAATTCGATAGTTAAATATAATTTACCTATAATCGGAAAATATATTGCCCAGTTATTGAACATAATAAAATTTTATATAAAGTAA
- a CDS encoding S-methyl-5'-thioadenosine phosphorylase: MKYKADIGVFGGSGFYSFADNVTEIEIETPYGKPSDKISLVDIGDKVVAFLPRHGKNHQYPPHLIPYRANIYAMHMLGVKKIIAPTASGSLKPEIKPGDFVVCDQFVDRTWGRQDTFFEGPEVKHVSAAKPYCEYLRQIAINSAKDLKINIHEKGTVVVIQGPRFSTTAESRWYSKMGWDVINMTQYPECFLAKELGICYVNISLITDYDAGLEGRDDIKPVSEEEVYKVFNENNQKVKELIFEMIKRIDIEFECKE, encoded by the coding sequence ATGAAATATAAAGCTGATATTGGAGTATTTGGTGGATCTGGTTTTTATAGTTTCGCAGATAATGTTACTGAAATAGAGATTGAAACTCCTTATGGTAAGCCAAGTGATAAGATTTCATTAGTAGATATTGGAGATAAAGTGGTAGCTTTTTTACCACGCCATGGTAAGAATCATCAATATCCACCTCATCTTATTCCTTATAGAGCAAATATTTATGCAATGCATATGTTAGGAGTTAAAAAAATAATAGCACCTACTGCATCAGGAAGTTTAAAACCTGAAATTAAACCTGGAGATTTTGTTGTTTGTGATCAATTTGTTGATAGAACATGGGGAAGACAAGATACATTCTTTGAAGGCCCCGAGGTAAAACATGTATCTGCAGCAAAGCCTTATTGTGAATATTTAAGACAAATTGCAATAAATTCAGCAAAGGATTTAAAAATCAATATTCATGAAAAAGGAACAGTTGTTGTAATACAAGGGCCAAGATTTTCAACAACTGCTGAAAGTAGATGGTATTCAAAAATGGGATGGGATGTTATAAATATGACACAATATCCTGAATGTTTTTTGGCTAAGGAGTTAGGTATTTGTTATGTCAATATCTCATTAATTACCGATTATGATGCTGGATTAGAAGGAAGAGATGATATAAAACCAGTTTCAGAAGAAGAGGTATATAAAGTATTTAATGAAAATAATCAAAAGGTAAAAGAACTAATTTTTGAAATGATAAAAAGAATTGACATTGAGTTCGAATGTAAAGAATAA
- the mtnA gene encoding S-methyl-5-thioribose-1-phosphate isomerase: MKHFEWKDQTLTVLDQRFLPYEKSFLECKTYKDCYVAIKDMIIRGAPLIGIVAAYGVVLGFKEIIENKKDKKYLYNIIDELSKSRPTAVNLFWALNRMKKIFDENIDKDYLEIYEILLKEATAIDNQDKELNKKMGEYGNTLIKPNSNILTHCNAGALATGGYGTALGVIREAHLNHKNIHVYIDETRPYLQGARLTAFEMCEENIPNTVICDNMAGYLMKLGKIDCVIVGADRIAANGDTANKIGTYSLSVLAKHHNIPFYIAAPLSTFDLKIKSGQEIPIEERPKDEIRFFNGKQIVPNNSDIFNPSFDVTPAENITAIITEKGIIYPPYEINIKSLL, translated from the coding sequence ATGAAACACTTTGAATGGAAAGATCAAACACTTACTGTTTTGGACCAAAGATTTTTACCTTATGAAAAAAGCTTTTTAGAATGTAAAACTTATAAAGATTGCTATGTTGCAATAAAAGATATGATTATTAGAGGAGCACCATTAATTGGAATAGTAGCTGCTTATGGAGTTGTATTGGGTTTCAAAGAAATAATAGAAAATAAAAAGGATAAAAAATATCTTTATAATATTATAGATGAATTGTCTAAATCCAGGCCTACAGCAGTTAATCTATTTTGGGCATTGAATAGAATGAAAAAAATTTTTGATGAAAATATTGATAAAGATTATTTAGAAATATATGAAATACTATTAAAAGAAGCAACAGCAATTGACAATCAGGACAAAGAATTAAATAAAAAAATGGGTGAATATGGTAATACACTAATAAAACCTAATTCAAATATTCTTACACATTGTAATGCTGGTGCTTTAGCAACTGGGGGATATGGAACAGCATTAGGTGTAATTCGTGAAGCTCATCTAAATCATAAAAATATACATGTTTATATAGACGAAACAAGGCCATATCTACAAGGTGCAAGATTAACAGCTTTTGAAATGTGTGAAGAAAATATTCCTAACACTGTAATTTGCGATAACATGGCAGGTTATTTGATGAAGCTAGGTAAAATTGATTGTGTTATTGTAGGTGCTGATAGAATTGCTGCTAATGGAGATACAGCAAATAAAATAGGAACTTACTCTCTTTCTGTTTTGGCAAAGCATCACAATATTCCTTTTTACATTGCAGCACCACTTTCAACCTTCGATTTAAAAATTAAATCTGGCCAAGAGATTCCAATTGAAGAAAGACCAAAAGATGAAATAAGATTTTTTAATGGAAAGCAAATTGTACCTAATAATTCTGATATTTTTAATCCATCTTTTGATGTTACTCCAGCCGAAAATATTACTGCAATTATAACAGAAAAAGGTATAATTTATCCACCATATGAAATAAATATAAAGTCATTATTATGA
- the aroB gene encoding 3-dehydroquinate synthase — translation MEIINMLINQENQNVDIVFLNNFNEIEDIILNINFSKCLVVVDSNVYNFYKNLKFNFTYDQIIIESCEQNKSIEKYLEIIQFMIEKEYDRSSLIIGIGGGVIGDLIGFVASTYKRGIKFINIPTTLLAMVDSSIGGKTAVNFNYYKNQIGTFYQPDKILIYTQFLNSLSYSEIVSGFGEIIKYGYTLDKEILKILDKNKFDIKSIIMNESLIYELIKRSIICKKSIVEIDVNEKGQREVLNFGHTLGHAFESYYKYKYPHGINVLFGMIIELYISKMVFNFNQENIERLFAFLNYANIKFPNDYDEEQIIKIIMNDKKVKYGKIRTTLLKDLGVYENGVEIDKDIILKALKMI, via the coding sequence ATGGAAATTATAAATATGTTAATAAATCAAGAAAACCAAAATGTAGATATAGTTTTTCTGAATAATTTTAATGAAATAGAAGATATTATTTTGAATATAAATTTTAGTAAATGTTTAGTTGTTGTTGATAGTAACGTGTATAATTTTTACAAAAATTTAAAGTTTAATTTTACTTATGATCAAATTATAATAGAAAGTTGTGAACAAAATAAAAGTATTGAAAAATATCTAGAAATAATTCAATTTATGATAGAAAAAGAATATGATAGATCCTCATTGATTATAGGAATTGGTGGAGGAGTAATTGGTGATTTAATCGGATTTGTAGCTTCTACATATAAAAGAGGTATAAAATTTATTAATATACCTACTACATTACTTGCAATGGTTGATAGTAGTATTGGAGGTAAAACTGCTGTAAATTTTAATTACTATAAAAATCAAATAGGAACTTTTTATCAGCCTGACAAGATATTAATATATACTCAATTCTTAAACTCATTATCTTATTCAGAGATTGTATCTGGTTTTGGAGAAATTATTAAATATGGCTATACATTAGATAAAGAAATTCTTAAGATTCTCGATAAAAATAAATTTGATATTAAATCAATCATTATGAATGAATCCTTAATTTATGAACTTATTAAGAGATCAATTATTTGTAAAAAGAGTATTGTTGAAATTGATGTTAATGAGAAAGGACAGAGAGAGGTTTTGAATTTTGGTCATACTTTAGGGCATGCATTTGAAAGTTATTATAAATATAAATATCCTCATGGTATTAATGTTTTATTTGGTATGATAATTGAATTATATATTTCTAAAATGGTATTTAATTTTAATCAAGAAAATATTGAGAGATTATTTGCTTTTTTGAATTATGCTAATATAAAATTTCCGAATGATTATGATGAAGAGCAAATAATTAAAATAATCATGAATGACAAAAAAGTTAAGTATGGGAAAATTCGCACTACTTTGTTAAAAGATTTAGGTGTATACGAAAATGGGGTTGAAATTGATAAGGATATAATATTAAAAGCTCTAAAAATGATATAA
- the ileS gene encoding isoleucine--tRNA ligase, whose product MDYSKTLNLPKTNFPMKANLSQREPEFLNYWYSNDIYNKALQKNKENKKYILHDGPPYANGDIHLGHTLNKVLKDIVIKYKMLSGYYTPYIPGWDTHGLPIEQQVIKKLGVNRHELSKVEFRQKCRDFALSYVDTQREQFKRLGVFGDWENPYLTLDSKFEAKQIKVFGDMAKKGYIYKGLKPVYWCPSCETALAEAEIEYQEDKAYSIYVKFEVIDDKGLLFNISNGKKVFIVIWTTTTWTLPGNLAIALNADFDYSLVDVGNEILIIASELIERVMQTNKIDEYKEVARFKGKDLEFVKCKHPFLDRESICILGEHVTLEAGTGCVHTAPGHGEEDFDVCKKYNIPVIVPVDNKGYLTNEAGQFSGLYYEDSNKEIAKQLEQSGNLLGVEKIVHQYPHCWRCKNPIIFRATEQWFASVKGFRDEAVKAIDEVEWVPEWGQERIKNMVVDRQDWCISRQRVWGVPIPIFYCKDCGKELINEETIEYISKIFEKEGSDAWFSKSEKELLPERIKCSCGSSEFIKETDIMDVWFDSGSSHAYVLESREDLEWPCDMYLEGNDQYRGWFQSSLLTAVATKGKAPYKTVLTHGFVVDGEGKKMSKSEGNVISPLDVINEYGADILRLWCVSADYKVDMRISKEILKQLTEVYRKIRNTIRYLLGNLYDFNPKTDKVAKSDLYELDKWILQRYYKLINKVIKAYDEYDYNQVYHLIHNFCVVDMSNLYLDITKDRAYASYSESIERRSAQTAMYEILTGLIKLIAPILSFTAEESWQFIENKEEEEISVFLSKMPTVDFDILNDNELENKFEKILELRDIIAKKLEIARASKIIGSSLDAKVNLKISKELFTFINNNYDLIKEFIIVSQLELEEFDGDVEIQVSKAEGEKCPRCWKYFDSKDNQEVCQRCHSVLKN is encoded by the coding sequence ATGGACTATAGTAAAACACTAAATTTACCTAAAACAAACTTTCCAATGAAAGCTAATTTATCCCAAAGAGAACCTGAATTTTTAAATTATTGGTATTCAAATGATATTTACAACAAAGCATTGCAAAAAAATAAAGAAAATAAAAAATATATATTGCATGATGGTCCTCCATATGCTAATGGTGATATTCACCTTGGACATACATTAAATAAAGTTTTAAAAGATATTGTTATTAAATATAAAATGCTGTCAGGATATTATACTCCATATATTCCTGGCTGGGATACACATGGACTTCCTATTGAACAACAGGTTATTAAAAAATTAGGTGTTAATAGACATGAACTTAGTAAAGTTGAATTTAGGCAAAAATGTAGAGATTTTGCTTTATCGTATGTTGATACTCAAAGAGAACAATTTAAAAGATTAGGTGTTTTTGGAGACTGGGAAAACCCTTACTTAACTTTGGATAGTAAATTTGAGGCAAAACAAATTAAAGTTTTTGGTGATATGGCTAAAAAAGGATATATATATAAAGGGTTAAAACCTGTATATTGGTGTCCTTCATGTGAAACAGCATTAGCTGAAGCTGAGATAGAATATCAAGAAGATAAAGCATATTCTATTTATGTTAAATTTGAGGTTATTGATGACAAAGGACTATTATTCAATATTTCTAATGGTAAAAAAGTATTTATTGTTATATGGACAACAACAACTTGGACCCTTCCAGGTAATTTAGCAATAGCTCTTAATGCTGACTTTGATTATAGCCTTGTTGATGTTGGCAATGAAATATTGATAATTGCTTCTGAACTTATAGAAAGAGTTATGCAAACAAATAAAATAGATGAATATAAAGAAGTTGCAAGGTTTAAAGGCAAAGATTTAGAATTTGTAAAATGTAAACACCCATTTTTAGATAGAGAATCAATATGTATATTAGGTGAACATGTTACTTTAGAAGCTGGAACAGGTTGTGTTCATACTGCACCTGGACATGGTGAGGAAGACTTTGATGTTTGTAAAAAGTATAATATACCAGTTATTGTTCCTGTTGATAATAAAGGTTATTTAACAAATGAAGCTGGTCAATTTAGTGGTTTATATTATGAAGACTCTAATAAAGAGATTGCTAAGCAATTAGAACAATCAGGCAATCTTCTTGGAGTTGAAAAAATAGTGCACCAATATCCACATTGTTGGAGATGCAAAAATCCAATTATTTTTAGAGCAACTGAACAGTGGTTTGCTTCAGTAAAAGGTTTTAGGGATGAAGCTGTAAAAGCAATAGATGAAGTAGAGTGGGTCCCAGAATGGGGACAGGAAAGAATAAAAAATATGGTAGTTGATAGACAAGATTGGTGTATATCAAGACAGAGAGTATGGGGTGTTCCAATTCCGATTTTCTATTGTAAAGATTGTGGGAAGGAACTTATAAATGAAGAGACTATAGAATATATTTCAAAAATTTTTGAAAAAGAAGGATCTGATGCTTGGTTTTCAAAATCTGAGAAGGAACTATTACCAGAACGAATTAAGTGCAGCTGTGGTTCTAGTGAATTCATTAAAGAAACAGATATTATGGATGTGTGGTTTGATTCTGGTTCTTCTCATGCCTATGTTCTTGAAAGTAGAGAAGATTTAGAATGGCCATGTGATATGTATCTTGAAGGTAATGATCAATATAGAGGTTGGTTTCAATCTTCACTTTTAACAGCTGTTGCGACAAAAGGTAAAGCACCATATAAGACAGTTTTAACTCATGGTTTTGTTGTTGATGGTGAAGGTAAGAAGATGTCAAAGTCTGAAGGTAATGTAATATCACCTTTAGATGTTATTAACGAATATGGTGCCGATATATTGAGATTATGGTGCGTATCAGCAGATTATAAAGTTGATATGAGGATTTCCAAGGAAATTCTAAAACAATTAACAGAGGTTTACAGGAAAATTAGAAATACTATAAGATATCTATTAGGAAACTTATATGATTTTAATCCTAAAACTGATAAAGTTGCAAAAAGTGATCTATATGAATTAGATAAATGGATTTTACAAAGATATTATAAATTGATTAATAAGGTTATAAAAGCTTATGATGAATATGATTATAATCAAGTTTATCATTTAATCCACAATTTCTGTGTTGTAGATATGAGTAATTTATATCTTGATATTACAAAAGATAGAGCTTATGCATCATATTCAGAAAGTATAGAAAGAAGAAGTGCCCAGACAGCTATGTATGAGATTCTTACTGGTCTTATAAAACTTATTGCACCTATACTTTCATTTACTGCCGAGGAATCATGGCAATTTATCGAAAACAAAGAAGAAGAGGAGATATCTGTATTTTTATCAAAAATGCCAACAGTAGATTTTGATATTTTGAATGATAATGAATTAGAAAACAAGTTTGAAAAAATACTTGAATTAAGGGATATTATTGCAAAAAAATTAGAAATAGCCAGAGCAAGTAAAATTATTGGAAGTTCATTAGATGCAAAAGTAAATTTAAAAATATCAAAGGAATTATTCACATTTATCAATAATAATTATGATTTAATAAAAGAATTTATAATTGTATCTCAACTTGAATTAGAAGAATTTGATGGTGATGTGGAAATACAAGTTAGCAAGGCAGAGGGTGAAAAGTGTCCAAGATGTTGGAAATACTTTGATAGCAAAGACAATCAAGAGGTTTGTCAAAGATGCCATTCTGTTTTAAAAAATTAA